In Mauremys reevesii isolate NIE-2019 linkage group 8, ASM1616193v1, whole genome shotgun sequence, a single genomic region encodes these proteins:
- the TLX3 gene encoding T-cell leukemia homeobox protein 3, with protein MDQPTNTQTQHQHEPISFGIDQILNSSDQENSSQPAPRGSDNTNYLGSPVSRTSAPYPSLPASFPGIGAPFEDSGSYSVNLSLAPAGVIRVPAHRPIPGAVPPPISSAIPAMPAVPSLGSLNFPWMESSRRFVKDRFTAAAALTPFTVTRRIGHPYQNRTPPKRKKPRTSFSRVQICELEKRFHRQKYLASAERAALAKSLKMTDAQVKTWFQNRRTKWRRQTAEEREAERQQASRLMLQLQHDAFQKSLNDSIQPDPLCLHNSSLFALQNLQPWEEENSKIPPVTSLV; from the exons ATGGATCAGCCAACGAACACACAGACCCAGCATCAACACGAACCCATCAGCTTTGGAATTGATCAGATTTTAAATAGTTCTGATCAGGAAAACtcttcccagcctgcccccagaGGATCAGACAACACAAATTACCTGGGAAGCCCTGTGAGCAGAACAAGTGCCCCTTATCCTTCCCTTCCAGCTTCCTTCCCTGGCATCGGGGCGCCTTTTGAAGACTCTGGATCTTACAGTGTGAATCTGAGCTTGGCTCCAGCTGGAGTGATCAGGGTGCCAGCTCACAGACCCATCCCTGGGGCTGTGCCACCTCCAATTTCTAGTGCCATCCCAGCTATGCCAGCTGTCCCCAGCCTTGGCAGCCTCAACTTCCCTTGGATGGAGAGCAGCAGGAGATTCGTAAAGGACAGATTCACAG CGGCGGCCGCGCTCACCCCCTTCACCGTCACCCGGCGGATCGGGCACCCCTACCAGAACCGCACCCCGCCCAAGCGCAAGAAGCCGCGCACCTCCTTCTCCCGGGTGCAGATCTGCGAGCTGGAGAAGCGCTTCCACCGGCAGAAGTACCTGGCCTCGGCCGAGAGGGCGGCGCTCGCCAAGTCCCTCAAGATGACGGACGCGCAGGTCAAGACCTGGTTCCAGAACAGGCGGACCAAGTGGCG GAGACAGACCGCAGAGGAAAGGGAAGCGGAGAGGCAACAGGCGAGCAGGCTGATGCTCCAACTGCAGCACGACGCTTTCCAGAAATCCTTGAACGATTCAATCCAGCCCGACCCCCTCTGTCTACACAACTCCTCGCTCTTTGCACTGCAGaacctccagccctgggaggaggagaacTCCAAGATCCCACCTGTTACCTCGCTCGTGTAA